Part of the Lolium rigidum isolate FL_2022 chromosome 6, APGP_CSIRO_Lrig_0.1, whole genome shotgun sequence genome, gatgtcgcctagaggggggggggggtgaataggcgtttaaaactcttacggatttggcttgtaagaatgcggaattaaactatgtttattctacaagcacaaaccctaaatatgctaggctcaactaagtgcaacaacaacaagtagagctaagcaagataggcacaagatatatgtagcacaagtgatagcaagatatgtgtacttcaagcacgatggctatcacaaggaaagtaagttcgggtatagaaataacagaggcacgcggagacgaagatgtattcctgtgttcccttcctttgcaagaaggtacgtcacgtttggagaggtggaggtcccacgaaggattccccaacgccacgaaggctcaccttcttctccgaagtTATACATGATGCAGTCCATAAGGGGCAATCTGGTTTTATTTTTAAACTTGATTATGAAAAGGCCTATGATAGGGTGGACAGAGATTTCCTTTTGAGAGTTATGAGGATGAGGGGTTTTAGCCCTAGATGGATGTCTATCATTGAGGGGCTCTTGCACAATGGATCTGTTGGTGTTAGGATTAATGACTGCAATAGTCAGTTCTTCCTCACCAGTAGAGGTGTGAGATAGGGGGATCCTATATCCCCCATTCTTTTTAATTTTATGGCTGATGTTTTCACCAAGGTCTTGTCCAAAGCTGCTGGTGGAGGACAGATAGCTGGACTCATGCAAGAGCTAGGAGGGGGAGGGGTCATTAGTatgcagtatgctgatgatactctacTCTTCCTAGAAAACAATTTACATTCTGCCATAAACTTAAAATGGATCCTGGCTTGTTTTGAGCATATGTCTGGTATgaggattaatttccataaatgtGATCTAGTCCCTGTTAATGTGGTTGAGAGTGATGCACAACTTATTGCTCAATCCTTGAGTTGTAAGCTGGGGGAATTccctttgcaatatctaggagttCCTCTACATCACAGCAAGCTTAAGAGAGAGGATATACAACATGTTGTTGACAAGATCCTCAAGAGAGCTACTGGTTGGAGAGGGAAGCTTCTTAACCATGTTGCTAAGTTAGAGCTGGTTAGAAGTGTCCTGGCCAGTATTCCCATTTATTTACTTAGTGTGATCAAATTCCCCAAGTGGGCTATTACCCTTATTAATTCTCAGATGGCTCACTACCTTTGGGACAACTATGAGGGGCACCATAAGTACCACCTAGCTAATTGGGGATTGGTCACTAGGAAAAAAGAATATGGAGGCTTAGGCATTCATCTATCAGAAATGAACATGTGCCTCTTAGCCTCTTGGATTAAGAGATATCACTTAAATGAGAACAAGTTGTGGAAACAGATAGTGTCCTAACTTCTTCTCTTGCTCATCTAGTGGTGCCTTTCCCTTTTGGAAATGGGTTTTGTGGGCTGCCAAAGCTGCTAAGATGAGTTATCAGTGGAAAGTAGGGGATGGTAGGAACATTAAGTTCTGGGAAGATCATAGGTTTGGTTCTTGCTCCCTGGCTATTCAATATTGGGAAGTTTATTTCCTAGTGAATGAGCAAAATAAGACCATTGCTGATCTTTGGGATGGGTCTTCTCTGAAAGTGACCTTTAGGAGATATGTTGACCATAGATTGATGATGCAATGGCTGGAAATtcagaaaattgttcaaactatcACTTTGAGTAACATTAAGGATAGTTTGATTTGGAAGTGGGAAGCCAGTGGGTTGTATAGTGTGAAATCCATGTATGTTGTAGTTAATTTTGGAGGGATTAAACCTGTTGATATTCACTGTGTTTGGAAAATCAAAGTACCCCCAATAATTCATTTCTTTCTTTGGTTGCTCTTCCACAATAAGCTACTCACTAGAGATAATTTGGTCAAGAGACAAAGTGTTGATGATTTAACTTGTGTTTTTTGCAATGAAGTGGAATCTTGTCAACACCTTTTCTTTGACTGTGTGGTTGCTTCTAAAATCTGGAAAGAAATTGTTATAGCCTTGAGTCTTAATCTTAAGATCTCAAGCATGCATGACATTACTTCTCTTTggaatgaaaagaaaaaaaaatacaatatGATCTTTGCTGCTGTTTTGAGAACTATATGGATTACCAGAAATGATCAAATCGTTCTCAATGGATTGGCATGCAGGGACTGTGGAGACGCTTGGCTTGCAGTTGTGCTCAGTGGAGAATCCTgctgaaggaagaaggaagagaagagcTGACGATATTGCTGAGCAAGGTGGATAGtttggctcggctgccaccgctgCTATTGTGGCCGGAGCCTGGCTGACTCTCCAGAAGAAGGCAAGATCAACTCTGGAGGTCTGTGACATGAACAACACGAGGGGTTTTGGCCCGATGCTGATCACAGCTGAAGACTTGGCGAGGACCCTGGAAGCTAATGACCTAATTCTGGTGGGTGATGGTGcaggcttcaaagtcctgaaccGTCTTTAGCCTGGAGGGTGCTGTCACTTTTGGGTCTCAAAGCTGGTCTCCTTAATCTGGTGCTGTCGCCTGTTTAAAAATCCTCTAATTGTTGGGTGGTCTATAGCCTAAAACTTTGGTGCTTGATCTGCGTTTATATGAAGTGTGGGTGTTTTGTAATGCAAAAAAACAAATCTGGATGATGTAGTTTGGTTGGATGGTTTCAATATATTTGGAACCGGGGGTGGTGCCCctgtttctctaaaaaaaaactcAGGTCGCAGACGTACTCTCAAACTGATCAAGAAGAGGAAAAGCTGGCCAGGGAAGCTGCCTTGCTCAGGAGAAGCCTTAAGGATCAATGATGCTTCCGAGCCAAATGCCAAAGGGAGAATGATGGAGAAAACTGTGGAACAAACAAAGAAGAGGAATCTTGAAGTGCCTGGCAAGTCTTATAACACTGTTTCAGGCACTCTAGCTGCTATTCTAATTATTATGGTTGAAGAAGTTAGTATTTCTTTAGGACGTATATAAGAAACTGCGTAATATTTCTGTAATTAAAGATCTGGAGGAGGCTAGGCATGATTTACATGAAAGTAGTAGAAAGATGAATGCTAAGCAAGTTAGGAATGAGAATTATCCTTGCCAACCACATGATGACATAAAAGATATTCAAGATCTCTTAACTGATAGTGAAATTACTGATGATGATTTAGATTCTTTGTCTGCTGTAGAAAAACCAGGACAATCACAGTTGTGGAATGGTTTGATGAATATTAAAGATATTTCCTACAATTATTGTAGAAAAAAACTTGGAGATGGCAAAGGCACCAGATTTTGGAAGGATAAATGGGTGAGAAATACTCCTTTTGCCAGTAAATTCCCCAGGCTATATGACATATCTACTTTGCATAATATCACAGTACATTCTGTGATAGCAGGAGGGATGGGGGTATTGCAATTTAGGAGAAATCTGTGGGGGGTATATTTAGAGATGTTTACTAAATTAATCAGGGAAGTTGAAAATGTGGTTTAaattgatgaaaatgtttttttttttaattcggGTCCTGATCTAGTTAAAGGTTTAACTGTTAGATCGTTTTATGCTCAGTTACATTCACATTTTCCTAAATGTTAAAATGAAAATTCCTCCAAACTCAAAGTGTACTCTTGACTGATATCTAAAAGAAGTATTCTGACAGGAGATACTCTGTTACATGGGGGGTGGGGGGTGTATTgcagctgtttttttttttggacaatTTCCAAGGGGGTTTTCGTAGTGATCCGATATCTGTGGTACATTAattatgtcatttgttgatgattGGGCAAGGATCAGAAGTTTCTCAGCCTAGAATCCAAAAAGACTACTGGATGTGGCGGCCGAAGTGTTCTCTAGAGGTGCATCTTGAAAAAAACCCTCCTCATCTACAATGTTTGCCTGGTGGTTGCTGAGTAAAAGATGAAGAAAATATGTTGAgatgtgttgtgttgtgttgtgagTTTACATAATGTACGTTTGTGCTCagttgagaagttgtggagcaaAAAAAGCTCATGTATAGGGTCCTGTTAGGCTCTAAATTCGCATGTTTAACTGAGAAACTTTTACTTCTATACGAACCTCTACTGTGATTTCGTTAATGAAATTGGGGAGAGACCCTTTTCTCAAAAAAGTGTGCTTTGTAGCGAGCCACTGTTGGAAACCTGGGATCACTATTTTCGAGTGCCCTTTCTCCAAATCATGCCGGCAGTACCTCTGCCCTGCACTTCAGCTCCCTACAGGAACCAACTACCTTGATAGTTTGAACCTTCTCAAGCTACACTTGGACGAGCCTTTCTTCATGTAGATTATTATCCTCTCTGCACGGGCAATCTGAAACACTACCAGTGCCAAGATTTTCAAAGGCGTCAGACGTAACTTGTGTAGATGCAGAGCTATTTTTAAAGAGGAGTTGCGGTGACTAAAATATGTTGTCAGGCTGGGTAGATAGTTTCATTTAATTCTACCCCTTCTTTTTTGTACAGTTCTCTTGCACAACTGTCACCTACGAAAAAAATCTACAAAAATATGCAGTAGAGTCCTACTGCTTCCATAAAAAAATGCAATTGTAGCGAATtactattttttttaaaataattttcCGGAGACACTACGACATAAGGGAAGAAGGAAATCAAGATAAGGATATGGAGGCTGATGGCGTTAGGTTGAGGCTCTCAACGGCCACACGTCTCTCCTGCTGAATGCCACTCACCGGAACTAGGAGCGTCGGAACTCTGAAGCACCAGGACCCCAACATAGAGAGACGCCGGATCTAGCCCATCTCATCTGAACGAGCCAAAACCCTCTGACGGGTCCAACGGCCACGGGGTAGCTAGCACGATAACAAAAGTCAAGCTGAGAGGGTGAACCTTATTTCACTTACTGTTTGAGTTACTGAGTTTTATTAATTACGAAGCATCATATTTTTTTGCGGGTATGGAGTTACACATTTCTGTAGAGTTTTGCATAAATATTCCACTCGAATCTAAGCTACAAATAAATGCCATATACATTGATTGATCATTGATGCAGAGGTTGGGCTTCCTTTTTTCtactaaataaaaatatataatacAAGACCAGTAAAACAATACACACAAAATACAGCGACGCAGGCAACGATCGCGCGTGTGCATACCTGTACGTATCAAGCTTGGGTGTAGAGGCGAGCCTGGAGCTTGGGTTCAGGTATGGCCTCCAGCGGGAACTTGCGCGGCGTGGTCATCCCGTATATCTCCTCCATGCTCAGCGCCTCCTTGGTCACGCCGCTCGGGAGCCTCCACGTGAACCCGTGCAGGAGGTTGGCCAGGCTCATCTGGATCACCTTCAGCCCGAGGCTGTACCCTGGGCACATCCTGCGCCCCGACCCGAACGGCAGCAGCTCGAAGTCCTGCCCCTTGACGTCGATCTTGCTGCCGATGAACCGCTCCGGCAAGAACTGCTCCGGCGTGTCCCACAGTGCCGGGTCGCGGCCGATGGACCACACGTTCACGAGCACACGCGTGCCGACGGGGATGTCGTAGCCGCCAACGGACGCGTCCTGGCGGGACAGCCGGGGCGCCAGCATCGGCGCCACCGGGTGCAGCCGCATCGTCTCCTTGACAATGGCCTCCATGTAGGGGAGGCTCGTCATGTCCTCCTCGGTCACCCAGTGCTCTCGCCCCACTACGCGGTCCAGCTCCTCCGTGGCCTTGGCGAACACCTCGGGCTTCTTCAGGATCTCTGACATTGCCCACTCCACCGTAATGGCCGAGCTCTCAGTGCCGGCGACGATGAGGTCCTGCGTGGAATTAAGTATAGTAGTTCTGTGCGATTAGTGGTTCTCCGTATTTTAGCTTCCGCACCGCACAGTCGATCGGAAATGTTGAAACTGAAGTTCTTTTACCGACTAGTAACGGAAAATTACATGGACATGGACGCACTTACGAGAATGAAAGCCTTGGCGCCATCCCGGTGGATCGGTACCTCGAGATTGGGGTCGCTGGTTATCTCCAGCAGCACGTCCACCATATCCTTGGCCACGAAGCTCTCCCCCTTGAGGTGGCGCCGCCCGTTGTGCTCGTCAACGACGTGCTCCAGGAACCGGTCGAACTTCTTGCtcagcttcttcatcctcttgatGTACCCTTGCAGGTCCATCCAGTCGAGCCACGGGATGGAGTCGCCGATGTTGAACACGCCGTTGAGAAGGAACCACTCGTCGACCATCCACCTGAACTCCTCCTGCGTCGTCGTCGTAGCATCCTTATGCAGGTACTTCTTGCCCAGAACCATGCGTGTGATCACGTTGAGGCTCAAGGTGAACAGGTGGTCCTTGAGCAGCACGACACGCCCGGAGGCGTGGTGCAGATCGCGCAGGAGCACGCGCATCTCCTCGCTGCGGATGTACCTGTATGACTCGAGCCGTTTGGCACTGAAGAGCTCCGTGAGGCACATCTTGCGTGCCTGCCGCCAGTAGGCGCCGTAGGAGGACCAGGTGATGTCGCTGTAGTGGTAGGCTGTGTACTTGCCGGCGGCCGTCTTGGGCCGGTCGATGAACACAACGTCCTGCGTCTTTAGGAAGAACTTGGCCATCTCGGCGGACGAGCCGACGACGACGGGGATCGAACCGAATTGGAGGTACATGAGAGGGCCGTACCTCTTGGAGAGCACATGGATGGAACGATGGGGGAGCGATCCGATGAGGTTGAGGTTCCCGATGATCGGCCAAGGCTTAGGTCCAGGTGGGAGCCTGTATGCCCGGCGGCCACGCCGGAGAATGGTTGCTAGGAACAGCACGATGGCGAGGAAGGGCGCCCATGGTGGTAGCTCCATTGGGGGCTAGCTTGAACCGGACGCTATTTCATTGGAACCTAACGTCCACTTATGCCTGGTAAGGGCCTATACAATGGTCTAGACGACTAAGGTATGTTCTCCACGTCACCTGTAGACTCTGATGTAGACACTTTGTACATAAGTCTTTTGAGGTGTCTGAACAAGAAACCGTCAATTCCATGGAGTATATTTGTTCTGCATGTTTGCCGCAGGTAAAAAAAGGCCTCTCAAATTAACTATCTCGGCTTCATGTATCTTTTTCATCAGCAAACAAACATGTCTTACTTCATTGACAGCTACGCAATCCAAGAGCGCaccggttagagcatctccagtccccctcccctaagagcatctccagtcgcgtcccccaaaccgtcccccaaagggatttggggcgcgccggacaaaaaaagcgttccagccgcgtcccccaaagccctttttgtccggcgcggcccgatacggtgtccggcgccccgagcccgtccccgtcccacggggacgctccggggacgccggacacaacgagcgaggcggggagtggcggggccgacgcgtcggcggcacggaaggctaaaaccccgtcgcctacctttggtcaagcgacgttaatggcgtccctgttttcccgggcgacgcagggacgcgtctcgtcgtgcatggccgcgtggccgtccgcgccggagttattgcgtgcaaccacctgcgccgccgctgttttaagacgctctccggttatcgccgctcatcataatccttctcgtcgccgccgcctcccttcccggatcctctcctcgccgctcaaaaaatgtcgtcctcccgcaagatcgccgcggcgagcggcctcggccgcggcagcctcaccgtggcggaggcgtgggcggctgTACCacgccggtatccagtcccgccggacgtgcgggctgccaagcggcggcgggccggaagatggccgtgaacggcattggcatcccgccgccgccgaagccagacacgcagcaatggcgggacgccatcaaggcccgtcgggctcaactcaccgccgaggagcgggcggatccgacatgggcggccaaggacaacgacgactggtggacgacgtacttcaaggccaagtacgacgtcgagctgCACGGCaccgacgggctcatcggcgggcccaacaagCTGGAACGAGGAAGGCCGCGCCCTGTTGCGGGGCGTTCGGGCgcgccctcgagaacgtcatccgcggcctccgcaacggcgctccgcgggctggagatgccgtcgtcgccaccgccttctcctcaatggcagccgaggaggacgacgtactcgtcctcctcgcactcttcttcctcggggccggcgcgatcgacgccgtcgtcgtcgtgcc contains:
- the LOC124663252 gene encoding trimethyltridecatetraene synthase-like is translated as MELPPWAPFLAIVLFLATILRRGRRAYRLPPGPKPWPIIGNLNLIGSLPHRSIHVLSKRYGPLMYLQFGSIPVVVGSSAEMAKFFLKTQDVVFIDRPKTAAGKYTAYHYSDITWSSYGAYWRQARKMCLTELFSAKRLESYRYIRSEEMRVLLRDLHHASGRVVLLKDHLFTLSLNVITRMVLGKKYLHKDATTTTQEEFRWMVDEWFLLNGVFNIGDSIPWLDWMDLQGYIKRMKKLSKKFDRFLEHVVDEHNGRRHLKGESFVAKDMVDVLLEITSDPNLEVPIHRDGAKAFILDLIVAGTESSAITVEWAMSEILKKPEVFAKATEELDRVVGREHWVTEEDMTSLPYMEAIVKETMRLHPVAPMLAPRLSRQDASVGGYDIPVGTRVLVNVWSIGRDPALWDTPEQFLPERFIGSKIDVKGQDFELLPFGSGRRMCPGYSLGLKVIQMSLANLLHGFTWRLPSGVTKEALSMEEIYGMTTPRKFPLEAIPEPKLQARLYTQA